The genomic window tgaaacaaacacctctaattttttgaaacaagcttataagctcataataagctataagctagcttatttgtgttaccaaacacaccctggGATTCTACCATTTTACTACAAAGAAAGCTATTGACCTTCTCTTTAGGAtcttcattttaaaattatagcTGATTTTTGCTGACTTTTTGTTGCTCAATAGTCTCAAATTGTGCAATAAAACCTTTAAACTTAAGTGAtatacttttcttttcttttaaaaattacacCAAAAACATATCCATTAAATTTAAATCTTATGATGAACATCTTTCCCATATCACTCGGTCATTTTATGATTTATCCACAAGTATGAACATCTTTGTCATATTTGTAACTTcccatttttttcttcattcaacTATAtcatttgcaaaaaaaaaaagcaccaATATCACCTTTTTAAGCAACAAAGTTTTCAGATCATAAAGTATAGGTTACAGTATAATGTTTCATGTCCTCATAAACCATACAATTAGCACAACAAAAAGGAACTTATACattgtatattttcttttctcctGTTGCTTCCCTAAAAGGCTGCACCGACCCAAAAAAGGACAGTGGCCAGTCTCAATTTGCAGGTAACATGAACGTGTTGAAACCTATCAGTGCTGTCAGGTATGATCATGTTCGTCTCTTGAAGTCCAACTATGCCATGCATAGCAGGAGGCTACTTAGACCCTGGCAATGCCAACATTGTATTTGGTGTTGATTATTTGCCAGTTTGCTGCATCAAAATACCATCAGCACCAAACGTATTTGCAAGTCAGAGCCATCTTCTATATGTTGAACAAAAGCACCGAGATGATCAGGTGAAATGCCGAAGATCATACCACAACTAAATAAAGCTAACTCAAGCCTTTGATGTATGAAACTTTGATAAATAGCTGGTGCCTGATTGTCAAAGGATGTATGCTTGCTTATAATGCAAGAGCCTACCTCTAGTGATAATCTATTCAATTACAATATCTTATTTACAACAACAATCAATGTATTTCTAACAAAtacttcattaaaaaaatgtatatgtATTACAAATATTCTATTGAGAACACAAAGAATCCCGACTGAAGTTCCCAAAGAGAACAATCTGAATGGTATATCTTAGTCTTTCTGCAAATTAATATGAACAATTAGTctttttaaaaagtataatcATACATCTGGAATCCAAGAAAAGCTATCAGAATTAAGATTCATTAGGTATGTCTCACCTCCTAGATGAAGAAATGTCATCCAGTTATTCAACTTCCATTTATGGATGGATTTGAGTTTGACAAGTCATTTTGATTGTTCCCTAGAAATATTTTGGAAGTTAGTATTTCAGCAAGACTAACTGGATAGCTACCAAAAGCAAAGtacaataaaattttaacaaatgcTTAATTGGAAGTTGAAGTTTTCTGTTTACTAATAATAAAAAGGCCGGAGATACTGTCAATCATTTGAATAGGGCAAAAAACTAATGAAATTGCATGTAGAAGTAGGGAGTAACTGAGGAAAGGATAATTATCCTCCAAAACATGCTAATTCATCCATATTAAAATAGACCATGATACCACTAACCATGTTACTAGCAAGCTATCATCAACTCCTCACAATTTTTCCCATTTGAAGAGAAGGAGCAGGTGAGAGAAACAATTGTGCATCCAACCTTCTTAGCCTAATCTTTTAATGATATATGAAACCAGAAAGATACTATAGTAAAGGGGAAGATATATTTCTGCTTGATGACAGAAAAACTTTACCGTGAAAATAGATAAAGTCTTGCAATATTTGATTAAACCATATGctaacaaaataattataataataataataaaggacAACGatataataacaaaatttcAGTTAACAATCAGGTTAGAATTTCACCATATGTACAACTACAAACTCTCCAACAAACAGCACCTATATTTCTCATCTTAAAGGAGCAAAACTAAAGATCCAAATTCTAAATGTGGGCAATGGTTTCCCTTCATAACAAAGCCAAATATTATATGGAAACTGTTGCctatagaaaaatttaaaaattttaaatacaattaaCACCAGTCCAGAGAGTATTCATTTTCAAAGGGGACACTGagtatcaaaatatttttcctttATAGAACAATTACCTGAAGCAAGCACATCAGGAAGCACTTGGTCTATTATCCGATTCTCTTCAGATACTTTAGAGGAACTCCCCACATTCATGCTTGCAGGGGGTATGGATCCATTGCTTTTCTTCACCACCTTTGCCTTTCtgaatcaatcaatataattaagttaaaattttatatcAAATAGAACAGCTTATGATTTGAGGTGACGAGATACTATAACTTATTAATATCAAGAAATTCAGCTCAAACCTGATTATCTTTCGCTTCATAATGCCTGCTTTTAGCTTTGACACCCCTAACCCTTAAATAGACCGTGTAAAATGTTAATAAATTGCTGCATCTGTGTAATAACAAAGGAGAAAGAATAAACAGAAAGATAAATCACTCACCTGGTTTAAGAGACATAGAAGTTGAAACAGGTTTACGATTGCCCCTCTCAGCTTTAATAGAAGCGATGACAGAATCAGCATTCAGACCCAATCCTTTTCTTCCCACGAGCTTCACTCCTAGCTTTTCACAAAGGTAATTCAATCTCATTTCATCACCGCCCCTTACTTCTCTTAGGTCAAGAACCTGTTGTCTTGACAGCAAAGTGTAAACATGAAGCTGCTGCTTTTGATTAAAATGTGACTGAAGCTGCTGAAAAAGTAATTTGTTTGAGTGTTGTTGTTGGTCTTGTTTGGCAACTTCGTGATACTTCTTTTTAGGCTCACCAAAAGTTACCCTCAAGATCGCGGGTGATTTTGGGTCTGCATTTTTCTTAGcaaaaatgatagaaaaactCCCAAATTCTATATCAGGTTCTCTAAATAAATCCGCAAGAACGGAAGCACAAGAATGAGCATTCGAAGGGGTCTTTTCAACCTTCACATTCATTGATCTAATATTAGCATGGTGGGCCATATTTGCTGCTTCTCTTAGACCACTTAGAAAAGCCCCATGCATAGTAGCAGGATAGCGCCTATTAGTTGCCTCCCCAGCAAAGAAAAGTCTACCATCTCCCACACTTTCAGCTAAAATATCATAATCATCACCTGAAGCTCCAACTGCAACATTAGAGTAAGAACCAAAGCAGAAGGGGTCACTACCCCATCTAGTACAGACAGTTTGGATAGGTTCAGGAACACTGATTCCTTTTGGTTCGTAGATACCTGCACACAGATAaagcatttttcttaaataaaatatagtaatCAGATCTAAAAATATCAGCAGCAAAATCTTGCTCGCAATCTTTTTCTGacaattcaaaaacaaaaataaatactactTCTGAAAAGAAGATAATAAGAAATACTGGATGGAGTATTAAAGAAAAGTGTGATCTTAATATTGTTAAAGAATCAGAAGTGAATATTGGTGGTTACGTATAAACTAAAGTAACACACGGTTGCCGTTCGGCTTAACATAAATCCAGCATTTCCAGTGACATATGATAAGAACCTCTATTAAAATGGTTGACAATCCGAAACTGATTGTGATTTATTTCTAGATTCGTGAAAAATGCTAAGTAGTTCACTGAGAAAGTTTTCCCTCAGCACTTAGCATTTGTGGGAAATTCCATGCAAGAAAACATTTTCACCTTTTGTTTATACTCCACCTATCTCATTTTACTTGATGTTTAAGGCAATACACATATCTTAAGAAAACCACCGATTATACTCATTTTGAAAGTAAAATAATATGTTTTGACTGGAATGCCCTTTTTGTAGCAGGAGTTAGGTAGAAAAGCTAATTAATATAGAATAGGTTGGTATAACgataaataaaagtattattgaaaaaaatataattgttatTCTGAAGTGACATAATTTGAGACAAACATATTTTCCAAGAGTAACAATCAAAATAAGATGGAGGAAGTATATATCGTTATATTATGAACAAAACTTATATCCCAAGGCACAAAAAGGAGTTGAGGAAAACATCTAAATTACTTAAGGGACTTGCAATTTTTTATCTGGTAAGTTGTAGTTGTAGTGATGCATATTTTAGGAACATTCTTATCATGTAATTGTATTTGATGATTTATGATTTACGATGGAGCTGATGAATTATGATGGAAAAGAAATATCAATGTTGTAGCTTTCACATAGAGGTTACCCTTCAGAATTTGAAGAACCTTTGTTACTGCATCTGTAGGGGGCATGCTCTCAAATTTATGTGCAGCTTCCCCTGCCACTAAAGCAATCAACAGAGGACCACCAGCAACTGTTGCATAACTGTAAAACAGAAAAAATTCCCCACGACGACTTGGATCATCAGAAAGATGCCCAAATGTGTCGAGATCCATCTCCCAGAACACATGAGGGAAGAGCATAGCAACCTTATTCAGTAGACCAAAACCCAATCTTTTAATTCCATCAAGCTTTCTTTGAGGCAACTCCGGTATAAATTTGATAGACCCTTTCTTCAAAACACCCAGGGGAACAGTACACAATGCCATATCACCCTCAAATACCTGACTTCCTGCAATAACCTGCACTCCGTCACTACCATACCTAATCGTATTTACAGTTTTCTCATATAAAATTGGCACGTTCTCAGCCAAGGCTTGAATCAACTTTCCGTTTCCTCCGGGCAAAAAACAATGATCTCCTCCCATATCATACGGATCATCTTGGTCCCAAAACGCAAGTGAAAGATGTGATAATAAACCTGCATTTGCATATTCCAAATTTGCAAGATGCCAATTGAACAACTTCATCTCCTCATCATTCACAGCATCCTTATATACTTGCCTGAACGTCTCCAGCGCTGCCCCAAGGGACACGTCGACAGAGACCTCCCCCATTAATTGCCTAAGCCTGCTGGCCTTATCTAACAAGCGATTAAAAGCAGATTCAACCTTCACATCCATATCAGGGTTAACCGGCTTTCCATCAACACTATAAAGTGGACACTTATCTCTCACCTTATGAAGTGAATCACCTAACTGCCTAGCCACAATCCCAAGAGGATTCCCTAAAGTACCTGTCAAAACACTCCCACCTAACTCAGCAGCCGCACCCACCCTACTCCCTACCTCCATTTTCTTAGTATAAACCCGTCCACCAGCCCGTTTCCTCCCTTCCAACACAGTCACTTTAAACCCAAACCGCATCAACTGCCTTGCAGCAGCCAACCCAGCAAGACCAGAACCAATGATAATCACACGAGCCTTACTCGATTCAGTAGGGATTTTGTCCTTAATTGCGGAAGCAATACCAAAATTGATATAACCATGCGATACAAGATAATTATAAGCAGAATCCAAAAGTGCATTGTAATGTTGAGGTATATAATCAGTAAACATTTTCTTAGTAACCCAAACCGAAACATTCTCACGCCATTTAGCAATAATGTGGTTCCTAATGAGAGTGTAATTCACCTGTTCGATCCCTCCGATGACAGGTATAACTCCGGTTTCGATCTCCTCCTCGGAAAGCGAATCTGCTGGAAAACCAGCAGTGAGTGCAATCATTGCCTCCGTTTTAGCTTCTTTGTTTATCACTATAATTTCATCGGAGAAGTCTTGTGCAGGCGTGGACAATGGCGGTGGGATTCTGATTGAAGAAATGGAAACTGGAGCTGCTGCAACAgctgaagatgaagaagaagaagtgatGGCGTTGGGAGTGTGAGGAGAATGAAACGACGCCGGATTGCGTTGGGACCTGCCACGTCTTCTCTTCTTAGGGACGGATATATCAATGTAATGGGTGAGGTTAGGGTTTTGGTCCCAATTGGGGATTGAATCGGATTGAAtattagggttagggttttgtGGAGGGGATGGTAATTGGGAAGGAGGAATGAAAGAAGATTGAGGTGGAGAAGGAGGAGGATCCATCACAGTAATGGTAATATTTTCGATCGCCGGAAACACGAGCTATCTTAAGCGCCACCCTCCACCACCGTCACCGCCACCGTTCAGTGTCACTGCCAAACTGGAGTGGTGGAATGTTACAGTTCGGTGTCATTGTTGTTtgtaaaattgtgaatttttattttttatttacagaTATTccaagataataattttttaaaaagaaattgtatttttttacagtaaaaaactaaaaacaacaaaattaaaaataaataaaataaaataacatttatagattttactttcaatttaaaaataaaagtcaatatacatttatttttcttacttttacctaaacataataatagtaatacaTATACatcttgtaaccaaaaaaaaaaaaagtaataccTATACATCCTTCTtcaaaaattaagaataatacTATAAAGGCTTTAATGCAATTTTtgtcccctattttgaaaattatgaacTTTTGATCttcctattttagttttttttagttttagtccccTAATTCAGTTTGTCCATCttttgctgatgtggcaagtTCATTAATGACGTGATAGTGTCCATGTTGACAAACATATTCCATCTTGACAAACATCTTCTGTGATGGCTTCAAACTTACAAAGGGGAAAAGGCAGCATGCAACTTAGTTTGGCGAATCTGGgttatttgaagaaaaattaaGTTCAGTGAAGAAGAATCACGTTTGTAGTCTCGTAGATTCGCGTTTGATTTTTATCCAAACATTACATAAAATGAGAAACTCGCGTTTTCTGTGTGAAACTCGTGTTTGGAGCGTCGAAACGCCGAAACAAACAGACGCTAAGTTTCCATATTCAAACtccagtttttttattttgagtcaTGCAATAC from Trifolium pratense cultivar HEN17-A07 linkage group LG1, ARS_RC_1.1, whole genome shotgun sequence includes these protein-coding regions:
- the LOC123914239 gene encoding protein FLOWERING LOCUS D isoform X2, coding for MDPPPSPPQSSFIPPSQLPSPPQNPNPNIQSDSIPNWDQNPNLTHYIDISVPKKRRRGRSQRNPASFHSPHTPNAITSSSSSSAVAAAPVSISSIRIPPPLSTPAQDFSDEIIVINKEAKTEAMIALTAGFPADSLSEEEIETGVIPVIGGIEQVNYTLIRNHIIAKWRENVSVWVTKKMFTDYIPQHYNALLDSAYNYLVSHGYINFGIASAIKDKIPTESSKARVIIIGSGLAGLAAARQLMRFGFKVTVLEGRKRAGGRVYTKKMEVGSRVGAAAELGGSVLTGTLGNPLGIVARQLGDSLHKVRDKCPLYSVDGKPVNPDMDVKVESAFNRLLDKASRLRQLMGEVSVDVSLGAALETFRQVYKDAVNDEEMKLFNWHLANLEYANAGLLSHLSLAFWDQDDPYDMGGDHCFLPGGNGKLIQALAENVPILYEKTVNTIRYGSDGVQVIAGSQVFEGDMALCTVPLGVLKKGSIKFIPELPQRKLDGIKRLGFGLLNKVAMLFPHVFWEMDLDTFGHLSDDPSRRGEFFLFYSYATVAGGPLLIALVAGEAAHKFESMPPTDAVTKVLQILKGIYEPKGISVPEPIQTVCTRWGSDPFCFGSYSNVAVGASGDDYDILAESVGDGRLFFAGEATNRRYPATMHGAFLSGLREAANMAHHANIRSMNVKVEKTPSNAHSCASVLADLFREPDIEFGSFSIIFAKKNADPKSPAILRVTFGEPKKKYHEVAKQDQQQHSNKLLFQQLQSHFNQKQQLHVYTLLSRQQVLDLREVRGGDEMRLNYLCEKLGVKLVGRKGLGLNADSVIASIKAERGNRKPVSTSMSLKPGVSKLKAGIMKRKIIRKAKVVKKSNGSIPPASMNVGSSSKVSEENRIIDQVLPDVLASGNNQNDLSNSNPSINGS
- the LOC123914239 gene encoding protein FLOWERING LOCUS D isoform X1; translation: MDPPPSPPQSSFIPPSQLPSPPQNPNPNIQSDSIPNWDQNPNLTHYIDISVPKKRRRGRSQRNPASFHSPHTPNAITSSSSSSAVAAAPVSISSIRIPPPLSTPAQDFSDEIIVINKEAKTEAMIALTAGFPADSLSEEEIETGVIPVIGGIEQVNYTLIRNHIIAKWRENVSVWVTKKMFTDYIPQHYNALLDSAYNYLVSHGYINFGIASAIKDKIPTESSKARVIIIGSGLAGLAAARQLMRFGFKVTVLEGRKRAGGRVYTKKMEVGSRVGAAAELGGSVLTGTLGNPLGIVARQLGDSLHKVRDKCPLYSVDGKPVNPDMDVKVESAFNRLLDKASRLRQLMGEVSVDVSLGAALETFRQVYKDAVNDEEMKLFNWHLANLEYANAGLLSHLSLAFWDQDDPYDMGGDHCFLPGGNGKLIQALAENVPILYEKTVNTIRYGSDGVQVIAGSQVFEGDMALCTVPLGVLKKGSIKFIPELPQRKLDGIKRLGFGLLNKVAMLFPHVFWEMDLDTFGHLSDDPSRRGEFFLFYSYATVAGGPLLIALVAGEAAHKFESMPPTDAVTKVLQILKGIYEPKGISVPEPIQTVCTRWGSDPFCFGSYSNVAVGASGDDYDILAESVGDGRLFFAGEATNRRYPATMHGAFLSGLREAANMAHHANIRSMNVKVEKTPSNAHSCASVLADLFREPDIEFGSFSIIFAKKNADPKSPAILRVTFGEPKKKYHEVAKQDQQQHSNKLLFQQLQSHFNQKQQLHVYTLLSRQQVLDLREVRGGDEMRLNYLCEKLGVKLVGRKGLGLNADSVIASIKAERGNRKPVSTSMSLKPGLGVSKLKAGIMKRKIIRKAKVVKKSNGSIPPASMNVGSSSKVSEENRIIDQVLPDVLASGNNQNDLSNSNPSINGS